A section of the Falco peregrinus isolate bFalPer1 chromosome 3, bFalPer1.pri, whole genome shotgun sequence genome encodes:
- the SELENON gene encoding selenoprotein N, translating into MTPPHQEEREDQVLYRQRRATSGLNSQALVLTAEFSHPTICNDISNPGGSLSGWMINSSSTEEPTKGGAVLDLIVLTTKLGLVGHVKIQGSSGCGDHEMVEFGILRAGRRMESKLTIPDFRRADCGLFRDLLGRVRGDQQILNFRMAFDAVQRIIINQLSVDGLDEHAKRKKFISGELLWRGLGNGPSLQSSVRIQDSLLCGGRSHRALPARFPAPRAGSQTELALKSLGNEGLFLFSSLDTNNDLYLSPEEFKPIAEKLTGVAPISDFEEEEMPDPGGETLSLVAKFQPLVMETMTKSKDGFLGISHVALSGLRNWTAPATPMSVMLAKQFKAFLPPKNKLDLGDPWWIIPSELNIFTGYLSNNRFYPPPPKGKEIIIHRLLSMFHPRPFVKTRFAPQGAVACIQAISTFYYTIAFRIHAEFQLNEPPDFPFWFSPGQFTGHIILSKDSSHVREFKLFVPNNRSLNVDMEWLYGASESSNMEVDIGYLPQMELESTGPSIPSVIHDENGNVIDSRDPSGEPIHFVFEEITWQQEIPWEEAAQKLEVAMYPFKKVSYLPFTQAFERAKAEKKLVHSILLWGALDDQSCUGSGRTLRETVLESSPILALLNESFISSWSLVKELEELQTNRENEFYSKLADLHLEKYNFPVEMIICLPNGTVIHHINANYFLDITSMKPEDVESSIFSFSTNFEDPSTATYLQFLKEGLQRAKPYLQT; encoded by the exons ATGAC GCCACCCCACCAGGAAGAGCGAGAGGATCAGGTCCTCTACAGACAGAGGCGGGCAACCTCAGGTTTGAATTCACAGGCCCTGGTCCTCACGGCGGAATTCAGCCACCCCACCATCTGCAATGacataagcaatccaggaggttccttGAGTGGATGGATGATAAATTCCTCCTCCACAGAGGAGCCAACAAAGGGAGGTGCTGTGCTGGACCTCATTGTACTCACCACCAAGCTGGGGCTCGTTGGGCATGTGAAGATCcaaggcagctctggctgcggtgaccatgagatggtggagttcgGGAtcctgagggcaggaaggaggatggaAAGCAAGCTCACAATCCcggacttcaggagagcagactgtGGCCTCTTCAGAGATCTGCTTGGAAGA GTGAGGGGAGATCAGCAGATACTGAACTTCAGGATGGCCTTTGACGCTGTCCAAAGGATCATCATAAACCAGCTGTCGGTCgatgggctggatgagca tgcaaaaagaaagaaattcatcAGCGGGGAATTGCTGTGGAGAGGACTAGGAAATGGACCGTCCCTTCAAAGCTCAGTACGCATCCAGGACAGCCTCCTCTGCGGAGGAAGAAGCCACCGTGCGCTCCCTGCACGCTTCCCAGCGCCACGAGCCGGCTCCCAGACA GAGCTGGCACTGAAGTCTTTGGGAAATGAGGggctgtttctcttttcttctctggacACAAACAATGATCTGTACCTCAGTCCAGAAGAGTTCAAGCCGATAGCTGAGAAGCTGACAG GGGTTGCTCCCATCTCAGATTTTGAAGAGGAGGAGATGCCTGATCCAGGCGGGGAGACGTTGTCCCTTGTGGCTAAATTCCAGCCTCTGGTCATGGAAACAATGACGAAGAGCAAAGATGGTTTCTTGGGA ATTTCTCACGTTGCTCTCTCTGGGCTGAGGAACTGGACTGCCCCAGCAACCCCTATGAGCGTGATGCTTGCCAAGCAgtttaaagcatttcttcctcCAAAGAATAAACTGGATCTTGGGGACCCATGGTGGATAATTCCTAGTGAATTGAACATCTTCACTGGGTATCTTTCCAATAACAGATTTTACCCTCCACCTCCCAAGGGCAAAGAG ATCATAATCCACAGGCTTTTGAGCATGTTCCACCCGCGCCCCTTCGTAAAAACCCGCTttgctccccagggagctgtgGCCTGCATCCAAGCCATCAGCACCTTCTACTACACCATAGCATTCAG GATCCACGCTGAGTTCCAGCTGAACGAGCCACCAGACTTCCCCTTCTGGTTTTCCCCAGGCCAGTTCACAGGTCACATCATCCTCTCCAAGGATTCTTCCCATGTCCGAGAGTTCAAGCTCTTTGTCCCTAACAACAG GTCTCTGAACGTGGATATGGAGTGGCTGTATGGAGCGAGTGAAAGCAGCAACATGGAAGTGGACATCGGTTACCTGCCTCAG ATGGAGCTGGAATCAACAGGACCTTCAATCCCCTCTGTGATCCATGACGAGAACGGAAATGTGATTGACAGCAGGGATCCCTCAGGGGAGCCCATTCACTTTGTGTTTGAAGAGATAACCTGGCAGCAGGAAATCCCCTGGGAAGAGGCAGCCCAGAAGCTGGAAGTGGCCATGTATCCATTTAAGAAG gtctCCTATCTTCCCTTCACACAAGCCTTTGagagagcaaaagcagaaaagaagctGGTGCACTCCATCCTGCTGTGGGGCGCCCTGGACGACCAGTCCTGCTGAG GTTCAGGGCGAACTCTCCGGGAGACGGTCCTGGAAAGTTCGCCCATCCTCGCTCTGCTGAACGAGAGCTTCATTAGCAGCTGGTCACTGGTGAAGGagctggaagagctgcag ACCAACAGAGAGAATGAGTTCTACAGCAAGCTGGCTGACCTGCATCTGGAGAAATACAACTTCCCCGTGGAGATGATCATCTGCCTCCCCAACGGCACGGTG atTCACCATATCAATGCCAACTACTTCCTGGACATTACTTCTATGAAGCCTGAAGATGTTGAAAGTAGCATCTTTAGTTTCTCAACTAATTTTGAAGACCCTTCAACTGCAACTTACCTCCAGTTCCTGAAGGAAGGACTGCAGAGAGCAAAACCATACCTGCAGACCTAA